The window CGATTTCGTACGCTAGGGATTGTTGGCACTTCGGAGGAGTCCGGAGTTCTATTGGGGCGGACCCTAGCATTGATGTTCGCATTTGAAAAAAGCGACGACACCGTTTCGGGTGTGGCCGATGGTGGTCGTCAAGCGTTGGAGTTGATGCTGTTGCACTTGCCCCAGGACTCAACGGCGGATGACCTCAACATCGAGGTCTACATCACCAGTGATGAGCGAGCCAATTTGCACCGATTGGATTTGGGCAACGAAGCGGTCAATTCGCCGCTTCCGACGATCTCTTCAGAGGTTCGTTTCGACAAGATGGTTTTGATGGGGATGTACCCGGCGGAACCCGTCGTGACGGAGATTCATTTCCGTTCGGCTGGCATCCTTTCGATGGAAATGATCACTCGGCTCACTCGAGGAACCAGCGACCGTACGGGGATGAGCTTGACCGAAATCTTGGATGAATTTGGAAAGCTCGCGATGCAGTCACCCATCGACACTGCGCCAAAATACGAAGACCCGGAAGTGGCGGAAGCCGCTCGTCGCAAGTACGAACGGTTGAAGGCGATGCGAGAAGAGGTTTCGCGTGACGACGCGATTTTGATGCCATCGAAGCGTCCGATGATGACCGGACTGGATGACTGATGCAAAGCGTCACGGGACGCTCCGATGAGGTCACCGTGACGGCAGAGTGGACGTAAAAAACGGAAGCCAATCTGTTACCAAACTGGCTTCCGTTCAATGAATCTTATTTGCGATTTGGTTCGGGACTAGCGATCGCCACGGCCACCGTAGCCGCCGCCACCGCCTCCGCCGTATCCTCCACCGCCGCCACCATAGCCACCGCCGCGGTTGCCACCGCCGCCGCCGTAACCACCGCCGCCACCGCCTCGGCCGCGACCGCCGCCGCCACCACCGTAGCCTCCTCCTCCACCACCGCCGCCACTACGCGGCTCGCGTGGACGAGCTTCATTGACTGTCACGCTACGGCCATCGATTTCATGACCGTTCAGGTTTTCGATCGCGTCCTTCGCGCCTTCGGCATCCGCCATTTCGACAAAGGCAAAACCGCGACTACGTCCTGTCTCTCGGTCCATGATGATGTTCACAGCTGACACTTCGCCATACTGTTCGAACGCGCCACGGAGTTCTTCTTCGGTGGCCTTGAACGAGAGGTTCCCGACATAAATGTTCGTCACTAATCTGATACCCTGCAAACCGTCACCAACGAGGCAAGATGCCTCTCGCATTCGGGCTCGTTTCACTGGAAAACGCTTCCAAAACAAACCAACCAACCCAAATGTGGTGCTCAACTGACTGCGCAGCGTGAACCATCCCGATACCCCAGTCAATCCCATCTTTTTGCCCCTCCCTCGGAATTCGCGAAACAATTCGAGAGTGTTCCAGGCGGTTTTACTCTGGATTTCGAGGGGTGACTCAATCGTGCCTCTTGCCCGCCAATCCGCCTCCGAGCGGAAGTCTTGGTGTCACTTCAAGATGCGTTCCGCGGTCCGTTTTGAAGCTGCGATCACTGGAGCGATCCCGACGCCACCCAGTGCGTTTGTGTTCAGGTGCAGTCCTTCGAGTGATGCAAGAGCGGTGCGGATCCGTTGGACTTTGTCCAAATGGCCAACTTCGTATTGAGGCATCGCGTCGTTCCATCGCACGACTTTCACCATCGCGGTGATGTCTTGGAGCGATTGAGTTTGGTCCAGCCCGATCAGCTCACCCAGTTCGGCACGAACAATGTCGATGATCTCATTATCGCTGCTATCTAAGATCTCAGGTTGCATCACGCCGCCCACAAATGCCCTGACAATGACATAGTCATCGGGCGCCCGCTGGGGAAATTTTGTACTCGCGAAACTGCCTGCCAATACGCGGCGGTTTTCTTTTGGTGGCACAACAAACCCAAACGTCGTCGGCAACCGCGAGATGCACTCGCGTCGGACTGCCATCACAACAATTGCGGTGGACGCGAATGGTATGGAGCGAAGCGTGGACGCGGCTTCTTCGCTGAGTGGTTGCAGAAGTGTTGCCGCGACGTGCGCGGGCGTTGAAACAACGACCTGATCAAACTCTTGAGTTGATTGACCGTCGATGTCAGATTTGACGTTCAGTTGATAGCGATTGTCGGGAAGTGGGACAATCGACTGCACAGCGGTGTTGAGCCGAATGTTTTCCCGGCCTGTGAAGTCTGCAAGCGTGTCGATCCACTGCTTCATGCCATTGGGAAACGCGCGGAACTTCTCATAGCGAGCTCCACTGCTGGCTTGCTCGGTGGAGTCTTCGCCTGTCCGAATGCGTCGCAACGTCGCTTTCGCAAGTGAACCGTCGCTGGTCTCCATGTCCCAAATCGGTTTCATCGTTGCCGCCATGCTGAGGCGATCGACATCCGCGGTGTAAATGCCAGCGACCAAGGGAGCGACGATGTTGTCCAGGCACTCTTCGCCAAGTCGCCGGCGGACGAACGATCCCACGCTCTCATCGGTCACGCTTTCCACCCTTCGTGCAATGAAACGCTCTTGCAGCAAACGAAGTTTGGCCGTGAGGCTCAGCAGAGGCGTCGTCAGCATCGACCCAAGTTTGGTCGGACGCATCAGTACGAATCCTTCCGGGATTGGAATCAGACGGTTGCCTCGTGCGATCATCGCGCCGCGGCCGAGCGGACTGGGACGCAGCAATTGATCCGCGACACCAAGTTGCTCACACAAATCGATTGCTGCCGATGGGGCGGTGGCAAACATATCGGCCCCGTGATCGATCACAAAAGTGCGGCCGTGATCGTCCGTCAGCGTTTCAGTGTGAATCACGCCTCCGAGTCGATCGGAAGCTTCGAAAAGAGTGATGTTCGGAAGAGGCTTGTTTTGCTTTTGGGCCAACAAGCGTATGTGAACGGAAGTGGACAATCCTGACAGTCCACCACCAATGATCGCAATGTTCATCGATTCATTGTGCTCATTGATTCATCGGTTCCATGCCATAGTTCGAACCACTTTGGTCCATGCTGCCATCTTCCATCATGGTTTCGTCATAGAGAGGGTCCATGCCCATGTCTTCGTATCCAGGATCGCCCATGCCGTAACCGGAGTCACCGTAGCCTGACATCCCATTCGCATTTCGACCACCGCCCATCTTCAACGCTGCTCCCGCCAAGCTCAGCATTGGTTGAAGTGGTGCGAGCATTTGTTCGGATGCCTCATGGAAAGCCGTGGCATCGGCAGCAGCTTCCAATGTCGCCAAATTTTGGCTCATTTGGGCAGCCATGCCCGACACCATCGCAGCGGCGGGGCCCGCCTGAGGGAGTGTCAAACCGGAGACTTCATCAGCATTCATTTCGCTGATTTGCTTCCGTTGTTCTTCAACCCACTTCGGGAATTGATCCGCGACGGACTTCGGAATCCAGTAGCCTTCGACTTGTACGAAGTCAATCGTTTCGCCGCGGCTCGGACGCCGTTGTCCCGGTTGTTGGGTGCCCGATCCAGCACGCTTGATTGTTGCGGTCTTTTCGTCAAAACGGGCGACTTCCCATCTTGGATCAGACGATGTGAATGACTGAGTGAGTTGTCGGAAGTAGGGTGCCATCGCTTCGCTACGTTCGCGAATCCAGTTCGTGACGCCCTTTTGACGAATGGTTTCTGCGTCGCCAGCACCATCGGCAAAGCCAGCACGAATCATGTTCGCGATTGGCAAAATCATTTCGTCGATGACTTCCACATAAGGGCTGTCACTGTCAGGTGAACCGGCGGCCACTCGCGGATGTGACTTGATCCAGTTCTGACGCGTGACAATCAAATCCGCCCATCGGTGAAGCTCTCGGACGCCTTCATTCAAACTATTCGCGTCAGCCTTTTGCAAAGCCAAGTCAGTCAGTTCATCGATGTCGCTTCGATAAGAAGGTGGCAACGCGTCGATGGCAATGGCCAAATGTCCTTCGCGAAGTTGCGTGTGAATTTGTTGGATCGCTTCGTCAATGGAAAGATTCGGTGCCAACGGTTGGTACGCGGCAGGTGCAGGAGGAGTCGGCAATGGGTCTGGAGCAGCAGCAGCTTCTGCGTCCGCGACTTGTCGAAGTTCCTCGCTCAACATTTCGCGCTGTTCTTTCAAGCGAGTCGCAATCTCTTCGGCTTGAATCCGGCTTTCTGCGATCAGCGATTTCATTGGGACGCTGACACGTTTTCCGTTGGACATCAGCAGGATGACGTTGTCGTCCCACAGTCCAACCATCTGGGCTTGGATCGTTCGGTTGCCAACCAAGCTGGTCCAGTTCTCTGCGGACAAGTTCGACGATGTGCCCAACACGAACGAAAGAGCGATTGTGCCTGATAGGATCGAGAGACGATGCGGAAGTTGCCGAAAGAAGACTTGGCGATCAAGCATGATCGAAGGTCCGAATGAAAGGTGAGGCGGTGAGATCGCGAAGTCGAGACAAGCGAAGCGACAGTGACCACTGTGATAGCGGTCGCTGATTCACTAGGCGGAGGGCTTTCCATCTCGGCCGATTCACATCGCCTTGCAGTCAAGCCATTTGTCAAAAAATGCCGGGCTGACAAAGCGAGGTGGATACAACCACGCCGCTCGACCTCATCCACTATAGTAACTCAGGCGGACGAGGTCGCCGACGTGAAAAAGGCATCTGGGAGTTGAAAACGCGATGGATGAATTGGGCTACCCGGACGATGAAGAGAAGCGACTGCTTCGCGAGCGGCACTACAACGCGACCATCATCAAACGGATGGATCTGACGGAAGACCTGGCCCGGTTCCGCATCCAATGCGATGAACCCGTGATGCCGTTTGAGCCCGGACAGTATGTCGCCATCGGGCTTGGGAACTGGGAACCGCGATTGCGTGGCACCCAGCCGGAGGACGTTCCAATCAAAAAGTCGCGAAAATTGGTGCGACGGGCGTATTCCATTTCATGTCCGATGCTTCACGATGCCGAATCGCCCAAAGCGGGTGAGTTGGCGCCCGTCGATCAAATCGACTACCTGGAGTTTTACATCACGTTGGTGCGTCAGGGCGCAACTGCCGCGAGCAAGCCTCCCGCCCTGACACCTCGTCTGTTTGGCAAAGGTGAGGGAGATCGAATTTGCGTCGAGCGCAAAATCACGGGTCGGTATTTGCTGGGTGATATTCCGGCGGACGAAAACGTCTTGATGCTCGGGACCGGCACCGGCGAAGCTCCGCACAACGCCATGGCGACCACATTGTTGTCTGGCGGGCACCGTGGAAAAGTCGTCATCGCAACCAGCGTCCGTTATCAGTCGGACATCGCTTACCAGAGCGAGCACG of the Rhodopirellula baltica SH 1 genome contains:
- a CDS encoding RNA recognition motif domain-containing protein is translated as MGLTGVSGWFTLRSQLSTTFGLVGLFWKRFPVKRARMREASCLVGDGLQGIRLVTNIYVGNLSFKATEEELRGAFEQYGEVSAVNIIMDRETGRSRGFAFVEMADAEGAKDAIENLNGHEIDGRSVTVNEARPREPRSGGGGGGGGYGGGGGGRGRGGGGGGYGGGGGNRGGGYGGGGGGYGGGGGGGYGGRGDR
- the hemG gene encoding protoporphyrinogen oxidase; this encodes MNIAIIGGGLSGLSTSVHIRLLAQKQNKPLPNITLFEASDRLGGVIHTETLTDDHGRTFVIDHGADMFATAPSAAIDLCEQLGVADQLLRPSPLGRGAMIARGNRLIPIPEGFVLMRPTKLGSMLTTPLLSLTAKLRLLQERFIARRVESVTDESVGSFVRRRLGEECLDNIVAPLVAGIYTADVDRLSMAATMKPIWDMETSDGSLAKATLRRIRTGEDSTEQASSGARYEKFRAFPNGMKQWIDTLADFTGRENIRLNTAVQSIVPLPDNRYQLNVKSDIDGQSTQEFDQVVVSTPAHVAATLLQPLSEEAASTLRSIPFASTAIVVMAVRRECISRLPTTFGFVVPPKENRRVLAGSFASTKFPQRAPDDYVIVRAFVGGVMQPEILDSSDNEIIDIVRAELGELIGLDQTQSLQDITAMVKVVRWNDAMPQYEVGHLDKVQRIRTALASLEGLHLNTNALGGVGIAPVIAASKRTAERILK
- a CDS encoding ferredoxin--NADP reductase, whose protein sequence is MDELGYPDDEEKRLLRERHYNATIIKRMDLTEDLARFRIQCDEPVMPFEPGQYVAIGLGNWEPRLRGTQPEDVPIKKSRKLVRRAYSISCPMLHDAESPKAGELAPVDQIDYLEFYITLVRQGATAASKPPALTPRLFGKGEGDRICVERKITGRYLLGDIPADENVLMLGTGTGEAPHNAMATTLLSGGHRGKVVIATSVRYQSDIAYQSEHDELMRRFPNYCYLPLTTREPKNLEPNRPDYVGKQYLQTMFTTGKLAELVGDPLAPGNTHVFLCGNPDMIGYVPPGGDVPDRPGMLPLLRAAGFHDATETPGPGTIRFEKYW